Proteins encoded within one genomic window of Humulus lupulus chromosome 1, drHumLupu1.1, whole genome shotgun sequence:
- the LOC133834726 gene encoding transcription factor RAX2-like, translated as MGRAPCCDKANVKKGPWSPEEDATLKAYIEQNGTGGNWIALPQKIGLKRCGKSCRLRWLNYLRPNIKHGGFSEEEDNIICSLYLSIGSRWSIIAAQLPGRTDNDIKNYWNTRLKKKLLGKQRKEQAAAAAAATNQAARRTNNVNNNNLMNKPEIKREATTTITFDHNNNILLPSGFMSHHQTPYWPELPAVTAMAPHHHVVNSNQNYYDVSQLKDQEAAASIKSFLLKLGGRFSETDSSSTTTTTTSTPDFHEYPFDQSLYHQTSTFDHQLPIMGHGHYAEADQVIGGGIGLPSMDPGLEKLQDELSQLIYTDPVQDISLLDGSDHEGFYGSMEKVGTAGSSSTTGAASTTTNSGDSGISSLVNNNYPSMLSDYYGNYQPHHHQHHQDSTYGYVFQNDHQ; from the exons atgggAAGAGCTCCTTGCTGTGACAAAGCCAATGTCAAGAAAGGCCCTTGGTCACCTGAAGAAGATGCCACACTTAAGGCTTATATTGAGCAAAACGGCACCGGTGGCAACTGGATTGCTTTGCCCCAGAAGATAG GGCTTAAGAGATGTGGGAAGAGCTGTCGTCTCAGGTGGCTGAATTATCTCCGGCCAAACATCAAACATGGGGGTTTTTCTGAAGAGGAAGATAACATTATTTGCAGCCTATATCTAAGCATAGGAAGCAG GTGGTCAATCATTGCAGCTCAGTTACCAGGGCGAACTGATAATGATATAAAGAACTACTGGAACACTAGACTGAAGAAGAAGCTCTTGGGAAAACAGCGGAAAGAACAGGCCGCCGCGGCCGCCGCCGCTACTAATCAGGCGGCTCGCCGAACCAACAACGTCAACAACAACAACCTCATGAATAAGCCAGAAATCAAAAGAGAAGCCACCACTACTATTACTTTTGATCATAATAACAATATTCTTCTTCCGAGTGGCTTTATGAGTCACCATCAGACCCCGTACTGGCCAGAACTACCTGCAGTGACGGCTATGGCGCCTCATCATCATGTGGTGAATAGCAATCAAAACTACTACGATGTTTCTCAACTCAAGGACCAAGAAGCTGCCGCCTCTATAAAGAGCTTTCTTCTCAAACTCGGAGGAAGATTCTCTGAAACTGACAGTAGTAGTACGACTACCACCACAACTTCCACCCCAGATTTTCATGAGTACCCTTTTGATCAATCATTATATCATCAAACTTCAACCTTTGATCATCAACTGCCAATTATGGGCCATGGCCATTACGCTGAAGCAGATCAAGTCATTGGTGGTGGTATTGGTCTACCAAGCATGGATCCGGGGCTTGAGAAACTGCAGGATGAGCTAAGCCAGTTGATTTACACCGACCCAGTTCAAGATATTTCATTGTTAGATGGTTCCGACCATGAGGGTTTCTATGGGTCAATGGAAAAGGTCGGGACCGCCGGAAGCAGCAGCACTACCGGAGCGGCCAGTACTACCACTAATTCTGGGGACAGTGGAATTAGCTCTTTGGTTAACAATAATTACCCTTCAATGCTTTCCGACTATTATGGAAACTACCAGCCTCATCATCATCAACATCATCAAGATTCTACTTATGGATATGTCTTTCAAAACGATCATCAATAA